A stretch of Microbacterium sp. 4R-513 DNA encodes these proteins:
- a CDS encoding AEC family transporter, translating to MIEALTGFAVVGVAILVGWIIGRTDLLGEHARPVLSRLTFFVLSPFLLFVVLANADVHTLFSAMLPVSAIAAVSMIAIYSVVAWLIWRRSIGEIVIGALSAGQVNSNNIGIPLSLYLLGSAAYPAPVILMQLLVFTPISMTILEAATAGRSSFGRALLRTATNPIVLGSALGTIVSVSGWDPPPIVMEPAQLIANACVPVLLISYGISLHGQRVLGPSGRRRDIALASALKLLVMPVVAWFVAEFVFGLPAHDVLVVVVLAALPTAQNVFNYSQRYGVGETISRDTVFLTTVGCVPILLLATILLG from the coding sequence GTGATCGAGGCGCTCACCGGGTTCGCCGTCGTCGGCGTGGCGATCCTCGTCGGCTGGATCATCGGGCGCACGGACCTGCTCGGCGAACATGCTCGACCCGTCCTCAGCCGTCTGACGTTCTTCGTGCTGTCGCCGTTCCTCCTCTTCGTCGTGCTCGCGAACGCGGACGTCCACACGCTCTTCTCCGCGATGCTGCCGGTCTCGGCGATCGCCGCCGTTTCGATGATCGCGATCTACAGCGTCGTCGCGTGGCTCATCTGGCGTCGGTCCATCGGCGAGATCGTCATCGGCGCGCTGTCGGCCGGACAGGTCAACTCCAACAACATCGGCATCCCACTGTCGCTCTACCTGCTCGGCTCGGCGGCGTATCCCGCGCCCGTGATCCTGATGCAGCTGCTCGTCTTCACGCCCATCTCGATGACGATCCTCGAGGCCGCGACCGCAGGACGCTCCTCGTTCGGCCGCGCGCTTCTGCGCACGGCGACCAATCCGATCGTGCTCGGATCCGCGCTCGGCACGATCGTCTCGGTCTCCGGCTGGGATCCCCCGCCGATCGTGATGGAGCCCGCGCAGCTCATCGCGAACGCGTGCGTGCCGGTGCTCCTCATCTCCTACGGCATCTCGCTGCACGGACAGCGGGTGCTCGGGCCGTCGGGCCGCCGACGCGACATCGCGCTCGCCTCGGCGCTCAAGCTGCTCGTCATGCCCGTCGTCGCGTGGTTCGTCGCGGAGTTCGTGTTCGGACTGCCTGCGCACGACGTGCTGGTCGTCGTCGTACTCGCGGCGCTGCCGACCGCGCAGAACGTCTTCAACTACTCGCAGCGCTACGGCGTCGGCGAGACGATCTCGCGAGACACCGTCTTCCTCACCACCGTGGGCTGCGTCCCGATCCTCCTGCTCGCGACGATCCTGCTCGGCTGA
- a CDS encoding DUF308 domain-containing protein has protein sequence MSTESAAEKSAVNGIRTAFGVGGVLSVIIGILILVWPGKTAVVVTAIIAIYAIAAGLVYAGLGIFSKSKGGWARVGHIVLGILFILAGIFAFVNLQAATGWFAVFLGILVGILWIIEGIVSLSTLGDAASKGWTIFFAIISILAGIVLLFTPLYGAFVLWWLLGIALVVLGIIQIIRAFRFSGRDL, from the coding sequence ATGTCCACCGAATCCGCAGCCGAGAAGTCGGCCGTCAACGGCATCCGCACCGCCTTCGGCGTCGGCGGCGTGCTCTCCGTCATCATCGGGATCCTGATCCTCGTGTGGCCCGGCAAGACCGCGGTCGTCGTCACGGCCATCATCGCCATCTACGCGATCGCAGCCGGCCTGGTCTACGCGGGCCTCGGGATCTTCTCGAAGTCCAAGGGCGGGTGGGCGCGCGTCGGACACATCGTCCTCGGCATCCTGTTCATCCTGGCCGGCATCTTCGCCTTCGTGAACCTCCAGGCCGCCACCGGCTGGTTCGCCGTCTTCCTCGGCATCCTCGTCGGCATCCTGTGGATCATCGAGGGCATCGTCTCGCTCTCGACCCTCGGCGACGCCGCGTCGAAGGGGTGGACGATCTTCTTCGCCATCATCAGCATCCTCGCGGGCATCGTGCTGCTCTTCACGCCCCTCTACGGCGCCTTCGTGCTGTGGTGGCTGCTGGGCATCGCGCTCGTCGTGCTGGGCATCATCCAGATCATCCGCGCGTTCCGCTTCTCGGGCCGCGACCTCTGA
- a CDS encoding SDR family oxidoreductase has protein sequence MSETLTPLPQGSLSGKTALVTGSSRGIGADTVRYFAQAGANVVINYRNKAPRAEKLAGELRGLGVEALVVGADLTDPESVRAMFAEVERAFGGLDILVLNASGGMESGMAEDYALQLNRDAQVNVLETALPLLREGSRVVFVTSHQAHFIRTTPTMPEYEPVALSKRAGEDALRERIPELEGKGIGFTVVSGDMIEGTITATLLERANPGAIAARREDAGKLYNVAEFAAEVARAALDPVPADNTRLVGDTDSFGEE, from the coding sequence GTGTCCGAAACCCTCACGCCCCTCCCGCAGGGCTCGCTCAGCGGCAAGACCGCTCTTGTCACCGGATCGTCGCGCGGCATCGGCGCAGACACCGTCCGCTACTTCGCGCAGGCGGGTGCGAACGTCGTCATCAACTACCGCAACAAGGCTCCGCGGGCCGAGAAGCTGGCGGGCGAGCTGCGTGGGCTCGGCGTCGAGGCGCTCGTCGTCGGAGCCGACCTGACCGATCCCGAGTCGGTGCGGGCGATGTTCGCCGAGGTCGAGCGCGCGTTCGGCGGCCTCGACATCCTGGTGCTCAATGCCTCCGGCGGCATGGAGTCGGGCATGGCCGAGGACTACGCCCTGCAGCTCAACCGCGACGCCCAGGTGAACGTGCTCGAGACGGCTCTGCCGCTCCTTCGCGAAGGCTCGCGGGTCGTCTTCGTCACGAGCCACCAGGCGCACTTCATCCGCACGACGCCGACGATGCCCGAGTACGAGCCCGTCGCACTCTCCAAGCGCGCCGGGGAGGACGCTCTGCGGGAGCGCATCCCCGAGCTCGAGGGCAAGGGCATCGGCTTCACCGTCGTCTCGGGCGACATGATCGAGGGCACGATCACGGCGACCCTCCTCGAGCGCGCGAACCCCGGGGCCATCGCCGCGCGGCGTGAGGACGCCGGAAAGCTCTACAACGTCGCCGAGTTCGCCGCCGAGGTCGCGCGCGCGGCGCTCGACCCCGTGCCCGCCGACAACACGCGCCTCGTCGGCGACACCGACTCGTTCGGCGAGGAGTGA
- a CDS encoding NfeD family protein → MELIQTIEDWAWIGWLVLILLFLVIEMLTLDFTFLMLSIGGVAGLASDLFGAPLWLQVVIAAVVAAVLVLFLRPPLLRRLRRGEDPTPSNVAALIGLSGRVLSTVSADAGQVKLSNGDVWTARAEASFATLALEPGTPVRVSRIDGATAYVRPVDTQELPA, encoded by the coding sequence GTGGAGCTCATCCAGACGATCGAAGACTGGGCATGGATCGGCTGGCTGGTGCTGATCCTGTTGTTCCTCGTCATCGAGATGCTGACGCTCGACTTCACGTTCCTGATGCTCAGCATCGGCGGCGTGGCCGGTCTCGCCTCCGACCTCTTCGGCGCCCCGCTGTGGCTCCAGGTCGTGATCGCCGCCGTGGTCGCCGCCGTCCTCGTCCTGTTCCTCCGTCCGCCGCTGCTGCGGCGTCTGCGCCGCGGCGAAGACCCGACGCCGAGCAACGTGGCCGCCCTCATCGGCCTGTCCGGGCGCGTCCTCTCGACCGTCTCGGCGGACGCGGGCCAGGTCAAGCTCTCGAACGGCGACGTCTGGACGGCGCGGGCCGAGGCATCCTTCGCCACCCTCGCCCTCGAGCCCGGAACGCCGGTGCGCGTCAGCCGCATCGACGGCGCCACCGCCTACGTCCGTCCCGTCGACACCCAGGAGCTTCCCGCATGA
- a CDS encoding SPFH domain-containing protein, producing the protein MNPDDIIPATIGWVLAAAVFIFVLVVIFRSIRIIPQANAGIVERLGRYHKTLMPGLNLLIPFIDRLRPLIDLREQVVSFPPQPVITEDNLVVSIDTVIYFQVTDARAATYEIANYLGAVEQLTTTTLRNVVGGLNLEEALTSRDEINGQLRVVLDEATGKWGIRVGRVEIKAIDPPISIQDSMEKQMRAERDRRAAILTAEGSKQSQILEAEGRRQAEILKAEGDKQAAVLRAQGEAEAIETVFNAIHVGDPDPKLLAYQYLQTLPKISESPSSKLWIIPSEFTEALKGVSGAFAGSLAEAAKTTDASSPAARAAVPQAAASPAGPAATSGSPESPQRELPESPAEQPPSA; encoded by the coding sequence ATGAACCCGGACGACATCATCCCCGCCACGATCGGGTGGGTGCTCGCCGCCGCGGTCTTCATCTTCGTGCTGGTGGTGATCTTCCGATCCATCCGCATCATCCCGCAGGCGAACGCGGGCATCGTCGAGCGTCTCGGCCGCTACCACAAGACGCTCATGCCGGGCCTCAACCTGCTGATCCCCTTCATCGACCGCCTGCGCCCGCTGATCGACCTCCGCGAGCAGGTCGTGTCGTTCCCGCCGCAGCCCGTCATCACCGAGGACAACCTCGTCGTCTCGATCGACACCGTCATCTACTTCCAGGTGACCGACGCCCGGGCCGCGACGTACGAGATCGCGAACTACCTCGGCGCTGTGGAGCAGCTGACGACGACGACGCTCCGCAACGTCGTCGGCGGGCTCAACCTCGAAGAGGCGCTCACGAGCCGCGACGAGATCAACGGCCAGCTGCGCGTCGTCCTCGACGAGGCGACCGGCAAATGGGGCATCCGCGTCGGGCGCGTCGAGATCAAGGCGATCGATCCGCCCATCTCGATCCAGGACTCGATGGAGAAGCAGATGCGCGCCGAGCGCGACCGTCGTGCGGCGATCCTGACGGCCGAGGGCTCCAAGCAGTCGCAGATCCTCGAGGCGGAGGGTCGCCGGCAGGCCGAGATCCTCAAGGCGGAGGGCGACAAGCAGGCCGCCGTCCTTCGCGCGCAGGGCGAGGCCGAGGCGATCGAGACGGTCTTCAACGCCATCCACGTCGGAGACCCCGACCCCAAGCTCCTGGCCTACCAGTACCTCCAGACGCTCCCGAAGATCAGCGAGAGCCCGTCGAGCAAGCTCTGGATCATCCCGAGCGAGTTCACCGAGGCGCTCAAGGGCGTCAGCGGGGCTTTCGCGGGTTCGCTCGCCGAGGCTGCGAAGACGACGGATGCCTCGTCCCCCGCCGCCCGCGCCGCTGTGCCGCAAGCCGCCGCATCACCGGCCGGGCCCGCCGCGACCTCCGGATCGCCGGAGTCGCCGCAGCGGGAGCTTCCCGAGAGCCCGGCCGAGCAGCCGCCGTCGGCGTGA
- a CDS encoding glycerophosphodiester phosphodiesterase family protein: protein MTHPWFAGVPRPRVLAHRGLVTPLDATHGVVENSFAAVAAAQAAGAHYVESDCHLTLDGVVVLFHDADLSRVTGDPRRVDAVTSRELDQLMGGHGGLVTLEQALDAFPDVRFNLDVKAEGAAEAVGRIVAPHGARVLLTSFSDDRRRAALDAAAAAGGGIRPATSAGTSIVTRLIGAVSMRSRPLARRLLRGIDALQVPERQGRLRIVTPRLLDYAHGADVEVHVWTVNDPGEMTRLVGMGVDGIVTDRADVALAALR, encoded by the coding sequence GTGACCCACCCGTGGTTCGCCGGTGTCCCGCGACCGCGGGTGCTGGCGCATCGCGGCCTGGTCACACCGCTGGATGCCACGCACGGTGTGGTCGAGAATTCGTTCGCCGCGGTGGCGGCAGCCCAGGCCGCCGGCGCGCACTACGTCGAGTCCGACTGCCACCTGACCCTCGACGGCGTGGTCGTGCTCTTCCACGATGCCGACCTGTCCCGGGTCACGGGTGATCCTCGGCGCGTCGACGCGGTGACCTCGCGCGAGCTCGACCAGCTCATGGGTGGGCACGGCGGCCTCGTGACGCTCGAGCAGGCGCTCGACGCGTTCCCCGACGTCCGTTTCAACCTCGACGTCAAGGCGGAGGGTGCAGCCGAGGCGGTCGGGCGCATCGTCGCGCCGCACGGGGCACGCGTCCTCCTCACGAGCTTCTCCGACGACCGCCGGCGCGCTGCTCTGGATGCCGCGGCGGCGGCGGGTGGCGGCATCCGTCCCGCGACCTCGGCCGGGACGTCGATAGTGACGCGGCTCATCGGCGCTGTGTCCATGCGCTCACGTCCGCTCGCGCGGCGCCTGCTTCGCGGCATCGATGCTCTGCAGGTTCCGGAGCGCCAGGGCCGGCTGCGGATCGTGACGCCGCGCCTGCTCGACTACGCGCACGGTGCGGATGTCGAGGTGCACGTGTGGACGGTCAACGATCCGGGCGAGATGACGAGACTCGTCGGCATGGGTGTCGACGGCATCGTGACCGATCGCGCCGACGTCGCGCTCGCGGCGCTGCGCTGA
- a CDS encoding RNA polymerase-binding protein RbpA, with amino-acid sequence MADRSLRGIRLGAQSLQSEEGVVFHERAQHIYACTSCGRDTTLTFAADAEVPETWECRTCGAEALLRIGEGTATVDHSGDKAARSHWDMLLERRSLPELEELLEERLAYVRARRGAGEDVTVDKISA; translated from the coding sequence ATGGCAGATCGCAGCCTGCGCGGCATCCGGCTCGGCGCCCAGAGCCTCCAGAGCGAGGAGGGCGTCGTGTTCCATGAGCGCGCACAGCACATCTACGCGTGCACGTCCTGCGGGCGTGACACGACTTTGACCTTCGCGGCGGACGCCGAGGTTCCCGAGACCTGGGAATGCCGCACGTGCGGCGCCGAGGCTCTCCTGCGCATCGGCGAGGGCACCGCGACGGTCGACCACAGCGGCGACAAGGCGGCGCGCTCCCACTGGGACATGCTGCTCGAGCGTCGCAGCCTCCCGGAGCTCGAAGAGCTCCTCGAGGAGCGTCTCGCCTACGTCCGCGCCCGTCGCGGCGCCGGCGAGGACGTGACGGTCGACAAGATCAGCGCCTGA
- the lnt gene encoding apolipoprotein N-acyltransferase produces the protein MPDAPLAAAPSRPLLPLAIAAPASAAAGLVLTTAFPALAWWPMVFVAVPLALVCLVGRRTWSAFLVGFAFGAAFFFVNLSFTARYLGPVPWIALSMLEALLTAACAILIALAYRWVPRVLPNAWGRLVVLPVVVAGLWTLREEVLGTFPYGGFPWGRIGVTQSNGPLADVASWVGMSGLSFLVVLVCAAAIEYVRLGRWRDLRAAVPTVVALVLLIAPPQFATTDAGSIRVGAVQGNGPAGYFDQRGPNDILRAQVEATRPLIGEDMDVLLWPEGGIDSDPTQNEATAGVLDTLADRIGAPLLVSAVTQRGAEYFNSSLLWEDGADNPVDTYDKRHPVPFGEYVPDRWLYRNFAPDLIDLIQREYTPGTSSPMFDVNGVGVGLAICFDVIYDDVIWEGAQAGAEVYMFQTNNADFRGTDENLQQLAFARMRAIETGRSVVNLSTVGTSQVIAPDGTTIDGLPADEAGQMLTDVPLRTGLTPAVVLGPWVKALLAWGSVVALLGFGLAMAIRRRSAARSTTPPSAGTGAAHSTTPAPEGTGVVDV, from the coding sequence GTGCCCGACGCTCCTCTCGCCGCCGCGCCTTCGCGACCGCTTCTTCCGCTCGCGATCGCGGCGCCCGCGTCAGCCGCCGCGGGGCTCGTGCTCACGACGGCGTTCCCCGCGCTCGCGTGGTGGCCGATGGTCTTCGTCGCGGTGCCGCTCGCACTCGTGTGCCTCGTCGGCCGGCGGACATGGTCGGCGTTCCTCGTCGGGTTCGCCTTCGGGGCGGCGTTCTTCTTCGTGAACCTGAGCTTCACGGCCCGCTACCTCGGCCCGGTGCCGTGGATCGCGCTGTCGATGCTGGAGGCGCTTCTCACCGCCGCCTGCGCGATCCTCATCGCTCTGGCATACCGGTGGGTGCCGCGCGTGCTGCCGAACGCCTGGGGACGGCTCGTCGTGCTGCCGGTCGTCGTCGCCGGACTCTGGACGCTGCGCGAGGAGGTGCTCGGCACCTTCCCTTATGGCGGCTTCCCGTGGGGGCGTATCGGCGTGACGCAGTCGAACGGTCCCCTCGCCGATGTCGCCTCGTGGGTCGGGATGTCGGGCCTCTCATTCCTCGTCGTGCTCGTCTGCGCCGCCGCGATCGAATACGTCCGGCTCGGGCGGTGGCGCGACCTGCGCGCAGCGGTTCCGACCGTCGTCGCACTCGTCCTCCTGATCGCGCCGCCTCAGTTCGCGACGACGGATGCCGGGAGCATCCGCGTCGGAGCCGTGCAGGGCAACGGGCCGGCCGGCTACTTCGACCAGCGCGGGCCGAACGACATCCTGCGTGCCCAGGTCGAGGCGACGCGTCCGCTCATCGGCGAGGACATGGACGTGCTGCTCTGGCCCGAGGGCGGCATCGACTCCGATCCCACCCAGAACGAGGCGACGGCCGGCGTGCTCGACACGCTCGCGGATCGCATCGGAGCGCCGCTGCTCGTGAGCGCCGTCACACAGCGCGGCGCCGAGTACTTCAATTCGTCGCTGCTGTGGGAGGACGGCGCCGACAACCCCGTCGACACATACGACAAGCGGCATCCCGTCCCCTTCGGGGAGTATGTTCCCGATCGCTGGCTGTACCGCAACTTCGCACCCGACCTCATCGACCTGATCCAGCGCGAATACACCCCCGGAACCTCGTCGCCGATGTTCGACGTGAACGGGGTCGGGGTTGGCCTCGCGATCTGCTTCGACGTCATCTACGACGACGTCATCTGGGAAGGCGCTCAGGCCGGCGCAGAGGTGTACATGTTCCAGACGAACAACGCCGACTTCCGCGGCACGGACGAGAACCTGCAGCAGCTCGCCTTCGCGCGCATGCGCGCCATCGAGACCGGCCGCTCCGTCGTGAACCTCTCGACCGTCGGCACGAGCCAGGTCATCGCCCCCGACGGCACCACGATCGACGGTCTTCCCGCGGACGAGGCCGGTCAGATGCTCACTGACGTTCCGCTGCGGACGGGGCTCACGCCAGCCGTCGTCCTGGGTCCGTGGGTGAAGGCGCTCCTTGCCTGGGGGAGCGTCGTCGCGCTTCTCGGCTTCGGGCTCGCGATGGCCATCCGCCGGCGATCCGCCGCGCGCAGCACGACCCCGCCCTCGGCGGGAACCGGCGCTGCACACAGCACGACGCCGGCCCCCGAAGGGACCGGCGTCGTGGACGTCTGA
- a CDS encoding DEAD/DEAH box helicase: MSGPSPAERYAQAREERAHPITAAFAASQRFTLDPFQIAGCHALEEGRSVLVAAPTGAGKTIVGEFAVHLAMRDSPERRHPSKAFYTTPMKALSNQKFRELVDVYGADDVGLLTGDTNINGNARIVVMTTEVLRNMLYADSPALRGLDYVVMDEVHYLADRFRGAVWEEVIIHLPPGVRLVSLSATVSNAEEFGDWLDTVRGDTEVIVSEVRPVPLEQHVLVRGDLLPLFDDRAGVATAQVNQELMRIRSFKGPNFENNRRVQSMNSARQRGYEASRRRPNKGGTRPVRSANVHRIERLDRPDVVQLLERANLLPAIFFIFSRVGCDAAVQQVRRSGMRLTSQDERREIRAIVEERTRTLLDEDLAVLGYYDWLDNLERGVAAHHAGLLPAFKEVVEELFQRKLVKAVFATETLALGINMPARTVVLEKLEKFNGEARVAITSGEYTQLTGRAGRRGIDVEGHAVIQWTEGLDPQAVAALASRRTYPLNSSFRPTYNMAVNLIDQFGRARAREILESSFAQFQADRAVVGLARQVREQEESLAGYEQAMTCDRGDFTEYSRIRRELSDLEKINRKDLTAGRATRDQRQRQIASLRKQMQRDPCHQCPDRENHARWAERYWKLKRTIDGLRRQIETRTGTVARIFDRVVDVLAELDYVQLAVDGATSLTGAGRTMRRIYGERDLLVAESLRTGIWDQLDAASLAALACCLVYEPRRDEGGPGEQRLPRGPFRTALSATDDLWQRLDDLEKEHHLPGTESIATGLAQAMHSWARGVPLDRVLVEADMAAGDFVRWSKQTIDLLDQLSLVADGGLASTARKALDSVRRGIVAYSSV; this comes from the coding sequence GTGAGCGGCCCGAGTCCGGCAGAGCGGTACGCCCAGGCCCGCGAGGAGCGCGCCCATCCGATCACAGCCGCCTTCGCGGCATCCCAGCGCTTCACGCTCGACCCCTTCCAGATCGCGGGATGCCACGCCCTCGAAGAGGGCCGCAGCGTGCTGGTCGCCGCGCCGACCGGGGCGGGCAAGACGATCGTCGGCGAGTTCGCGGTCCACCTCGCCATGCGGGACTCCCCGGAGCGGCGGCATCCGTCGAAGGCTTTCTACACGACGCCCATGAAGGCGCTGTCGAACCAGAAGTTCCGCGAGCTCGTCGACGTGTACGGAGCCGATGACGTGGGCCTTCTCACGGGCGACACGAACATCAACGGCAACGCCCGGATCGTCGTCATGACGACCGAGGTGCTGCGGAACATGCTCTACGCCGACTCTCCGGCGCTGCGCGGCCTCGACTACGTCGTGATGGACGAGGTGCACTACCTCGCCGACCGCTTCCGCGGCGCCGTGTGGGAGGAAGTGATCATCCACCTCCCGCCCGGGGTCCGGCTCGTGTCGCTGTCGGCGACCGTGTCGAACGCGGAGGAGTTCGGCGACTGGCTCGACACGGTCCGCGGCGACACCGAGGTCATCGTGTCGGAAGTGCGTCCCGTGCCGCTCGAGCAGCACGTCCTCGTGCGCGGCGACCTCCTGCCTCTGTTCGACGATCGCGCCGGCGTCGCGACGGCGCAGGTGAATCAGGAGCTCATGCGCATCCGGTCCTTCAAGGGGCCGAACTTCGAGAACAACCGCCGCGTGCAGAGCATGAACAGTGCGCGGCAGCGCGGGTACGAGGCATCCCGTCGTCGTCCCAACAAGGGCGGCACGCGACCCGTGCGCTCCGCCAACGTGCACCGCATCGAGCGCCTCGACCGGCCCGACGTCGTGCAGCTCCTCGAGCGGGCGAACCTGCTGCCCGCGATCTTCTTCATCTTCAGCCGCGTCGGGTGCGACGCCGCCGTGCAGCAGGTGCGGCGGTCGGGCATGCGGCTCACGAGTCAGGACGAGCGTCGCGAGATCCGGGCGATCGTCGAGGAGCGCACGCGCACGCTGCTCGACGAGGATCTCGCCGTCCTCGGCTACTACGACTGGCTGGACAACCTCGAGCGCGGCGTCGCGGCCCATCACGCCGGCCTGCTGCCGGCGTTCAAGGAGGTCGTCGAGGAGCTCTTCCAGCGCAAGCTCGTGAAGGCCGTCTTCGCCACCGAGACGCTCGCCCTCGGCATCAACATGCCGGCGCGCACGGTCGTGCTCGAGAAGCTCGAGAAGTTCAACGGCGAGGCGCGCGTCGCCATCACGTCGGGGGAGTACACGCAGCTCACGGGGCGCGCCGGACGACGCGGGATCGACGTCGAGGGGCACGCGGTCATCCAGTGGACCGAGGGCCTCGACCCCCAGGCGGTGGCCGCGCTCGCCTCCCGGCGCACGTATCCGCTCAACTCGAGCTTCCGGCCGACGTACAACATGGCCGTCAACCTCATCGATCAGTTCGGCCGGGCGCGGGCGCGCGAGATCCTCGAGTCCTCGTTCGCGCAGTTCCAGGCCGACCGCGCCGTCGTCGGGCTCGCCCGGCAGGTGCGCGAGCAGGAGGAGTCGCTCGCGGGCTACGAGCAGGCGATGACGTGCGACCGCGGCGACTTCACCGAGTACTCCCGCATCCGGCGCGAGCTGAGCGACCTCGAGAAGATCAACCGCAAGGACCTCACTGCGGGCCGGGCGACCCGCGACCAGCGGCAGCGCCAGATCGCCTCACTCCGCAAGCAGATGCAGCGGGATCCGTGTCATCAGTGCCCCGACCGCGAGAACCACGCCCGCTGGGCAGAGCGGTACTGGAAGCTCAAGCGCACGATCGACGGCCTCCGCCGCCAGATCGAGACGCGCACCGGCACCGTCGCCCGCATCTTCGACCGGGTCGTCGATGTGCTCGCCGAGCTCGACTACGTGCAGCTCGCCGTCGACGGGGCGACGTCGCTGACGGGGGCCGGGCGCACGATGCGGCGCATCTACGGCGAGCGCGACCTGCTCGTGGCCGAGTCGCTGCGCACCGGCATTTGGGACCAGCTGGATGCCGCGTCCCTCGCGGCGCTCGCGTGCTGCCTCGTCTACGAGCCCCGCCGCGACGAGGGCGGCCCAGGGGAGCAGCGACTGCCTCGGGGTCCGTTCCGCACGGCGCTCTCGGCGACCGACGACCTGTGGCAGCGCCTGGACGACCTCGAGAAAGAGCACCACCTGCCGGGGACGGAGTCCATCGCGACGGGTCTCGCGCAGGCGATGCACTCCTGGGCACGCGGCGTTCCGCTCGACCGGGTGCTCGTCGAGGCCGACATGGCCGCGGGCGACTTCGTGCGCTGGTCGAAGCAGACGATCGACCTCCTCGACCAGCTCTCGCTCGTCGCGGACGGGGGCCTCGCCTCGACGGCGCGCAAGGCGCTCGACTCCGTTCGGCGCGGGATCGTCGCCTACTCCTCGGTATGA
- the tatC gene encoding twin-arginine translocase subunit TatC yields MSLGAHLVELRKRLVIAALALVVGMVVAFFVTDWVLWLITEPIRVIAAEDGDTRKVELMFSTVTSAFDLRLRISFAIGLLISAPIWLWQIWAFIMPGLTRKEIKYTWGFLGAAIPLFFIGSYVGLQIMPHIVELMNAFVPEGGASFYDAQYYYDFVFKLLIVVGVSFVLPVFLVALNLAGVMSGRAILKGWRVAVLIATAFAALATPAADVVSMLILAGILIVLFFAAAALSMLFDRRRAKRQAAFLPPEAPA; encoded by the coding sequence ATGTCGCTCGGGGCGCACCTCGTCGAGTTGCGCAAACGACTCGTGATCGCCGCCCTCGCGCTCGTCGTGGGCATGGTGGTGGCGTTCTTCGTCACGGACTGGGTGCTGTGGCTCATCACCGAGCCGATCCGTGTCATCGCCGCCGAGGACGGTGACACGCGCAAGGTCGAGCTGATGTTCAGCACGGTGACCTCGGCCTTCGATCTGCGACTGCGGATCTCGTTCGCGATCGGCCTTCTCATCTCGGCGCCGATCTGGCTGTGGCAGATCTGGGCGTTCATCATGCCCGGGCTCACCCGCAAGGAGATCAAGTACACGTGGGGCTTCCTCGGCGCCGCGATCCCGCTGTTCTTCATCGGCAGCTACGTGGGCCTGCAGATCATGCCCCACATCGTCGAGCTCATGAACGCCTTCGTCCCCGAGGGCGGCGCGTCGTTCTACGACGCCCAGTACTACTACGACTTCGTCTTCAAGCTGCTGATCGTCGTCGGCGTCTCGTTCGTGCTGCCGGTCTTCCTCGTCGCGCTCAATCTCGCCGGCGTGATGTCGGGCCGGGCGATCCTCAAGGGCTGGCGCGTCGCGGTGCTCATCGCCACGGCCTTCGCCGCGCTCGCGACACCGGCCGCCGATGTGGTCAGCATGCTCATCCTCGCCGGCATCCTCATCGTGCTCTTCTTCGCCGCTGCGGCGCTGTCGATGCTCTTCGACCGGAGGAGGGCCAAGCGCCAGGCCGCCTTCCTCCCGCCGGAGGCGCCCGCGTGA
- the tatA gene encoding Sec-independent protein translocase subunit TatA has protein sequence MFGNLNGWHLLILLAVILLLFGAAKLPALAKSVGQSARVFRGEMKAMKEEDDKPSTAAGTATSTTPDTSAPASTTSSPADTPEAKP, from the coding sequence ATGTTTGGCAACCTGAACGGCTGGCACCTGCTGATCCTGCTCGCCGTCATCCTGCTCCTGTTCGGCGCTGCGAAGCTGCCGGCCCTCGCCAAGAGCGTGGGTCAATCGGCCCGCGTCTTCCGCGGTGAGATGAAGGCGATGAAGGAGGAGGACGACAAGCCGTCGACCGCCGCCGGCACCGCCACCTCCACGACGCCCGACACCTCGGCCCCGGCATCCACCACGTCCTCGCCTGCCGACACGCCCGAAGCTAAGCCGTAG